One segment of Solanum stenotomum isolate F172 chromosome 1, ASM1918654v1, whole genome shotgun sequence DNA contains the following:
- the LOC125862076 gene encoding F-box/LRR-repeat protein At5g02910-like isoform X5, with product MVLVDTEIKNLLSGCPALETIVFNNVGGFRRLEINSIKVKSLKLEGYWVDDGGESDHSFEICVPYLQHLELSQDFHDFKCSLVDASSVVNAKITFDITCIKDLHNDYDQYSDSDEEDEDSCSDYHQAFKTLIQDYLQKLSRATELTFGTLFTQVLCILQFKGVPIPELECKHLVLELHLEKFSLYGAAGLLRASPLVETLNLEIENQPFDDSRCYFEREYLVKGDSIDLQSYNSRSVFPNLKNVEIAISSGMCMKEHLNWEYIRKLFKLSNFLLKNAVILEKFVIVSKRRRCEICGIKCVSRFLSRLASKLRPSAEFVITYQELVDVSSVIKATDNPCQDSDDEEDSCSDYFQDSDDEEDSCSDYFQDSDDEEDSFSDYYYHDSDDDEDNFDQDSDDDEDNTDQDSDDDEEDEP from the exons ATGGTGCTAGTCGATACCGAAATTAAGAATTTATTATCAGGTTGTCCTGCATTGGAAACTATAGTATTTAATAATGTTGGGGGTTTTCGTCGTTTGGAAATTAATTCGATAAAGGtaaaaagcttgaaattggaaggtTATTGGGTGGATGATGGTGGTGAAAGTGATCACTCATTTGAAATTTGTGTCCCGTATCTTCAGCATTTGGAGCTTTCGCAAGATTTTCATGATTTCAAGTGTAGTCTTGTTGATGCATCCTCTGTGGTTAATGCTAAGATAACTTTCGACATTACATGTATCAAAGATCTGCACAATGATTATGATCAATATTCTGATTCTGATGAAGAGGATGAAGACAGTTGCAGTGATTATCATCAAGCTTTTAAGACCCTCATCCAAGATTACCTTCAAAAGCTAAGTCGGGCAACCGAATTAACATTCGGAACTTTGTTCACTCAG GTCCTATGCATATTGCAGTTCAAAGGAGTGCCAATTCCAGAATTGGAATGCAAACATCTAGTGCTGGAGTTGCATTTGGAAAAGTTTAGTTTGTATGGGGCAGCTGGACTTTTGCGAGCCTCGCCTCTTGTGGAGACACTCAACTTAGAAATAGAAAATCAGCCT TTTGATGATTCCAGGTGCTATTttgagagagaatatttggtcAAAGGTGATAGTATTGATTTGCAGAGTTATAATTCAAGGTCTGTGTTTCCCAACCTAAAGAATGTTGAGATTGCCATCTCCTCTGGGATGTGCATGAAGGAGCATCTCAACTGGGAATATATCAGGAAGCTTTTcaaactttcaaactttttGTTAAAGAATGCAGTGATTTTGGAGAAGTTCGTTATCGTTTCAAAAAGACGAAGGTGTGAGATTTGTGGAATCAAGTGTGTGTCCCGATTTTTATCGCGATTGGCTAGTAAATTGAGACCCTCTGCTGAGTTTGTGATTACCTATCAAGA GCTTGTAGATGTATCCTCTGTGATTAAAGCTACGGATAATCCTTGTCAAGATTCTGATGATGAGGAAGACAGTTGCAGTGATTATTTTCAAGATTCTGATGATGAGGAAGACAGTTGCAGTGATTATTTTCAAGATTCTGATGATGAGGAAGACAGTTTCAGTGATTATTATTATCATGAttctgatgatgatgaggatAATTTTGATCAAGAttctgatgatgatgaggatAATACTGATCAAGAttctgatgatgatgaggaAGACGAGCCGTGA
- the LOC125862076 gene encoding putative F-box/LRR-repeat protein At3g18150 isoform X1 — protein sequence MAEETLDDRLSDLPDSLLLQILSLLPTEEAFTTCILSKRWQYLWTSLDSFIFSPRRFWGRNKGFRSFVDYVLSHSTASKITKFQIHCSALHNYKSQISQWLTFAVKKNVQHVVLYSPPPYIMSQSFFICSSLITLHLAESSLVSNIVIAWKSLKTIKLEEMVLVDTEIKNLLSGCPALETIVFNNVGGFRRLEINSIKVKSLKLEGYWVDDGGESDHSFEICVPYLQHLELSQDFHDFKCSLVDASSVVNAKITFDITCIKDLHNDYDQYSDSDEEDEDSCSDYHQAFKTLIQDYLQKLSRATELTFGTLFTQVLCILQFKGVPIPELECKHLVLELHLEKFSLYGAAGLLRASPLVETLNLEIENQPFDDSRCYFEREYLVKGDSIDLQSYNSRSVFPNLKNVEIAISSGMCMKEHLNWEYIRKLFKLSNFLLKNAVILEKFVIVSKRRRCEICGIKCVSRFLSRLASKLRPSAEFVITYQELVDVSSVIKATDNPCQDSDDEEDSCSDYFQDSDDEEDSCSDYFQDSDDEEDSFSDYYYHDSDDDEDNFDQDSDDDEDNTDQDSDDDEEDEP from the exons atgGCGGAAGAAACCCTAGATGATCGTCTGAGTGACTTGCCGGACTCACTTCTACTTCAAATTCTCTCCCTTTTGCCGACAGAAGAAGCATTCACAACATGTATTCTCTCTAAAAGGTGGCAGTATCTCTGGACTTCACTTGATTCCTTCATTTTCTCTCCTAGACGCTTTTGGGGAAGAAACAAAGGATTTCGATCATTTGTTGACTATGTATTGTCTCATTCCACTGCTtccaaaattacaaaatttcagATCCACTGCAGTGCCCTGCATAACTACAAGTCTCAAATAAGCCAATGGCTTACTTTTGCtgttaaaaaaaatgtacaacATGTTGTACTCTATTCTCCTCCTCCTTACATTATGTCTCAAAGTTTTTTCATTTGTTCGTCTTTGATAACATTGCATCTTGCAGAAAGTTCCTTGGTTTCTAATATTGTTATAGCTTGGAAGTCTCTAAAGACTATAAAATTGGAGGAAATGGTGCTAGTCGATACCGAAATTAAGAATTTATTATCAGGTTGTCCTGCATTGGAAACTATAGTATTTAATAATGTTGGGGGTTTTCGTCGTTTGGAAATTAATTCGATAAAGGtaaaaagcttgaaattggaaggtTATTGGGTGGATGATGGTGGTGAAAGTGATCACTCATTTGAAATTTGTGTCCCGTATCTTCAGCATTTGGAGCTTTCGCAAGATTTTCATGATTTCAAGTGTAGTCTTGTTGATGCATCCTCTGTGGTTAATGCTAAGATAACTTTCGACATTACATGTATCAAAGATCTGCACAATGATTATGATCAATATTCTGATTCTGATGAAGAGGATGAAGACAGTTGCAGTGATTATCATCAAGCTTTTAAGACCCTCATCCAAGATTACCTTCAAAAGCTAAGTCGGGCAACCGAATTAACATTCGGAACTTTGTTCACTCAG GTCCTATGCATATTGCAGTTCAAAGGAGTGCCAATTCCAGAATTGGAATGCAAACATCTAGTGCTGGAGTTGCATTTGGAAAAGTTTAGTTTGTATGGGGCAGCTGGACTTTTGCGAGCCTCGCCTCTTGTGGAGACACTCAACTTAGAAATAGAAAATCAGCCT TTTGATGATTCCAGGTGCTATTttgagagagaatatttggtcAAAGGTGATAGTATTGATTTGCAGAGTTATAATTCAAGGTCTGTGTTTCCCAACCTAAAGAATGTTGAGATTGCCATCTCCTCTGGGATGTGCATGAAGGAGCATCTCAACTGGGAATATATCAGGAAGCTTTTcaaactttcaaactttttGTTAAAGAATGCAGTGATTTTGGAGAAGTTCGTTATCGTTTCAAAAAGACGAAGGTGTGAGATTTGTGGAATCAAGTGTGTGTCCCGATTTTTATCGCGATTGGCTAGTAAATTGAGACCCTCTGCTGAGTTTGTGATTACCTATCAAGA GCTTGTAGATGTATCCTCTGTGATTAAAGCTACGGATAATCCTTGTCAAGATTCTGATGATGAGGAAGACAGTTGCAGTGATTATTTTCAAGATTCTGATGATGAGGAAGACAGTTGCAGTGATTATTTTCAAGATTCTGATGATGAGGAAGACAGTTTCAGTGATTATTATTATCATGAttctgatgatgatgaggatAATTTTGATCAAGAttctgatgatgatgaggatAATACTGATCAAGAttctgatgatgatgaggaAGACGAGCCGTGA